CCGTACGCGAACTCTCAGGCGAAGAAGGCAACTCTTCTATATCGCTTGCCTCTTGTTGGTCCGTAAACGATGTATCAAAAGACTTCCAACCATGCGTGGATTTATTCCCGGTAGTACTAACCACACTGTTGTTTAATCCAACTGAAGCTCTGCTGCGATTGAGCACTGAAATTGATTTGAATTGCTTTGGACTAGTGGCATCCTTGAACGGACGGTTCTTAGCTCGGCACGAACCGGCAACGGAAGAAACGTCCATATCATCCGTAATTCTTCGTCGTTTCAAAGGATTTGTGTCAACAAATTGTAACTTCGTCATTCTGCTCTTGGTACAATTAATAGCAAGACAATCGTCTGAATCGGAAGACTCAGATGTGGTTGCGTACTGGGGCTGGCAGCCATCTTCCGATAACTGCTCTATCTCAGAATCGGACTCATTTTTGCGACTAATCGTGAATTCGGCCGGATTTAATGATGGCGGCACGGATGGTGTAATCGTTGAGGACAACGGTTCACTTTCATGCCTTCCACTGCAAGTCGTGTCTTCATCTGAATGGTCATCTATCTGCCATCCATCATCCTGATCTCGCATATATATTAACTGTAAAGATGCATCACTCAAGTTACGCtccttcatagtaaagtacataGGCAGAGTATACTTACgctgttgtttttattggGACGCGACCTTTGCTGTCTTCTCCATGATCTTCTATGCCCTACAGAGGAAGAAACCAGAAGCTGGTCGAATCCCTTCCAAATCTTTTCTTTGCTCATGGTTTAAAACAGCTTTGTGTAGTTTATTTGGCGGTCGAGTTAATTGCGGCTTTGAATGCTATTTTCACTAGCGCACAAATGTTGTAATAGTAATGTTGGCTGTTCGGTGCACAAAAGAAAAGTTGTTATGTTTTCACAAGTCAAAATTTTACACGGTTTGAGCAGCAGCCGAAGCCTACATGCTCAACAAACGCCGATTGAATACCATTTATGTCGCAAAATCAAACACTAGGTCGTGCACCGATGGGTTGTTGCGATCACGACGGTACGAGAAGAGTGAGGCACGTGTCCTTGCAGACGTAATATTATGCCATATTTGCAGCACAAATTTGATTTCCGCAAAGCCCAAGGAAAAAGCGTTGTTGTTtacgaatgaaaacaaacaaatccacGCAATGTTCGGGTACCGAACTGTCAAAGCGcatcttcttccttttgctcgTGGTTTAGCCGTCAAATTGCACTTCAATCATAccgtacacgcacacacatttgcGCAATTACATGCCAAATAGAAAGACGTACTGCACACACATCGCAGCTCGTTCGCGTTTCGTTTCGGAAACAGATAGGCCACAAGTCGATTTCTTGCGGAGTGCGATAAGTAGTTTCTCCTCCTTTCGAAGTGGCCATCCTGCTACATTACGCCTACATTACAGTGCAAGTTTTGGTGCAAACGGTGAAGCGCGACGCAAAAATGTCCTAGGCAAACCGAATCAAGTCAAATAAGGGAATGATGGTGTAAAAAGCAGTTTGGTGCAGAAAAGGAGGCCGAGCTCTAGATAAAATCGTATTCAGCTCCATTGGAGTATGTTCTGATATTGGGACACGTAGTATATTGTGTGGCGACTGCACAAAATCAAATTTGCGCACGTGAACAAACTCGAGTAAGGTAGGGGCCACCGTACGACtatcagtagcagcagtacaCCCCACCCCGAAAAACGGGCTGACGATTCTCACATTGATTATTGTGATTCATGTAGCGCAGCGGAAGTGATAAAAGTGCGATAGAGCGAGCGAGCGTAAGCACTACCGAACCACCGAGCAGCATTAGTTAGTGCAACCAAATCGCACCACTGCAGAATGGAATGAAGAAAAGCGATTTGTAGAATGGAGCAATAAACATAGCACGATTTTGCACAGTCAAATAGCGCAGACACAGTATTAGGAGACAGTTATCATCTGTGCGAAGGACACAACATTGTTACcacgtacaacaaaaaaaaaacaacaacacagcacTGCATTACTAGTAACGTCGACTAGCAAACCCCTCCTGTTAAAGCGATTGTCCCCGTCACCTGGTGTGCTGAAACGTTACCCAACACTAGTCCGGAATCTGGTAGGGGAAGATAAAGTCCATCACGAAGGATGAAAAAGTTCATATCAAAATTCGAAACGAAAAATGAACCAACGTCGGCGGGCAGTAGCCGGGAGACGAACAGTTTCGTCGGCAAAACGTTTAAGCTAAGCAAGGAGAACGTAGTAACCGTGGAGGAGGTACTGGCAGAAGGTGGCTTTGCCGTCGTGTTTCTAGTCAAAGGAGCCAAGGGAGAACGGTACGCACTGAAGCGGCTGTACGTGAACAACGAGTATGATTTGGGTGTGTGCAATCGCGAAATCAAGATAGCAAGCAATCTGAGTGGGCACAAAAACATCATTGGCTACATTGACCACAGCATCAATACGAAGGGTAATGGTGTGCACGAGATACTGTTGCTCATGCCCTATTGCAAGACAAATCTTCTCACGCTCATGAACACTCGGCTCACTACGGGCTTCAGCGAGACGGAGGTGCTGCAGATATTCTGTGACGTTGCAGAAGCCGTCGCCCGGCTGCACCAATGTCAAACACCCATTATCCATCGGGATCTCAAGGTGGAAAACATCCTTCAGAATGATCTGGGTAACTTTGTGCTGTGTGATTTCGGTTCGGCTACGGCGCGGGTGCTCAACCCAACCAGCCATGGCCGTACGATGGTGGAGGAAGAGATCCAAAAGTACACCACGCTTTCCTACCGAGCGCCGGAGATGATCGATCTGTTCAATGGGCAGGACATTACGGTAAAGGCGGACATCTGGGCGCTCGGGTGCCTACTGTACAAGGTGTGCTACTTCACGCTCCCGTTCGGCGAAAGCGCTCTGGCGATACAGAGCGGCCAGTTCAGCATTCCAGACGGTTCGAAATATTCGCGTAGCGTCCATCAGCTAGTACGCTACATGTTGGAACCAGATGCGGAAAAACGACCCAATATCTACCAAGTGTGCGAGATCGCGTTCGGTATCGCAGGACGATCCAATCCGGTGCGAAACTTGACGAAATGTAGCGTACCACCGCTGGAAACGTTACCGGTGCCTCCGTTCGAATCGGAAACAAAGCGCCTACCGACGGTGGGTAGTGGTGTCGGCCAGGTAGGATCCATCCCGAAACCAACCAAACCGGTCGGTCAGCTGCCGATCGAAGGTGGCACAAGTGTGGCCCCACGCCAAAGACCAAAAGCTTCACAAGCGGCCACACCGAGCATGGGCGTTAATAGCTTCTCGCTCGGTTTACCACCGAACCCCTCGCCGAAAAACATTCTTTCCTCGCCAACGCCCGGTATGGCACCCTCGGCAATCGGCACATCTGGCCCGGATGGTCCGGAAGCTTTTGTAGCCAAATTTACGGCCAATTTTCCTCCTGCTGCCAGCAGTGTACAAGTGGCAGCAGTCCCTTCAAGTATATCCATCGATCCATCGACAACAGTAGCAGCAACGGATGGGCAGGCAGCAACGGCGGTATTATCCCAACAACCCGCTGTTGCAGTTGCCGCACTGTTTCAGACAACCTATCCTGATCCATTCCGGGAGGCGGAACTAGCCACTATTACGAGCGGTGGAGAGGGAATTTCATTGGCCGGTACATCAGCCCACAACTCTTCGTCCTCCTCGCTATCGATGATACATTCACCAAGTCACGCCCCAAATCCACAGGGGGTCGTTCCGTCCAACCAGACACAAACGCCAACCCTTGGTGGATCGAATTCCTCCTCGAGCAGTGCAGTTGCCGGCGGCATCCTAGCGCCACCAAAAGCCTCCGGCCATCGACGGAACGTGAGTGATACGTCTGCCTTTAACAAAGCGTTCGCAACGGAAACTTCTCAGTTTCTGGCCCCATTCGACCAGGCGACAAACAACTTCCAACCGTCATCTGCAAGCCCACCCGGTCAGCATACGACCACTTCGAACGGTTCCAATAGTTCGCTCCACAAACATCCGCCCGGTCCGGCAGGTGGCGTTGGCTTTGAGTCGCGTGTCTCCAATTTGGCCTCGAGTTCCAATCCACAGTTGTCACAACAGCGATCTACATCTTCGGCTGGTGCCAGTTCCAACTGGAACCCCTTTGGCGACCCTACTCCTTTCGCACAGATGACTGAGGATCATATTTTCGGCGAAGAGTTTGATAAAATCCGAGAACAAGGCAGTCAGGGCAGTTTAAAGACACCACCGGAAGTACCACGACACTCCTCGTTACCGCTCATACAGATGGGGTCAGTGCCAGCAGCTGTTCAGCAGGCGGCTCCATTCTCGCCGGAGAACATCCCGGACACGCTCGGTGATGACGATGATCCGTTTAGTTCCGCTCCGTTCTCGATGCCGGTGCGTACCGATAAGAGCAAATCGTTTAAACTATCCTCGCGCAAAGTGATCGTCATCGACGGTGGATTTAGTACGCAACTGGCC
The Anopheles moucheti chromosome 2, idAnoMoucSN_F20_07, whole genome shotgun sequence genome window above contains:
- the LOC128301758 gene encoding uncharacterized protein LOC128301758, whose translation is MSKEKIWKGFDQLLVSSSVGHRRSWRRQQRSRPNKNNSLIYMRDQDDGWQIDDHSDEDTTCSGRHESEPLSSTITPSVPPSLNPAEFTISRKNESDSEIEQLSEDGCQPQYATTSESSDSDDCLAINCTKSRMTKLQFVDTNPLKRRRITDDMDVSSVAGSCRAKNRPFKDATSPKQFKSISVLNRSRASVGLNNSVVSTTGNKSTHGWKSFDTSFTDQQEASDIEELPSSPESSRTVPLNIEELPPSADESSYINRSALQDSSTTPPSKSFYVATPATKNKNHPKSSPLGALEMVLHDRSSRQYLWQHAITSGTVQPDLIIKLDSIERIFGRVMLRFFTTTTETDDCVQEQIENIIFLDQGDKQLKSIHAGMDLALEVDERIMPHRVSNNKLVHLGVTKLCPLPLTTK
- the LOC128297123 gene encoding AP2-associated protein kinase 1 → MKKFISKFETKNEPTSAGSSRETNSFVGKTFKLSKENVVTVEEVLAEGGFAVVFLVKGAKGERYALKRLYVNNEYDLGVCNREIKIASNLSGHKNIIGYIDHSINTKGNGVHEILLLMPYCKTNLLTLMNTRLTTGFSETEVLQIFCDVAEAVARLHQCQTPIIHRDLKVENILQNDLGNFVLCDFGSATARVLNPTSHGRTMVEEEIQKYTTLSYRAPEMIDLFNGQDITVKADIWALGCLLYKVCYFTLPFGESALAIQSGQFSIPDGSKYSRSVHQLVRYMLEPDAEKRPNIYQVCEIAFGIAGRSNPVRNLTKCSVPPLETLPVPPFESETKRLPTVGSGVGQVGSIPKPTKPVGQLPIEGGTSVAPRQRPKASQAATPSMGVNSFSLGLPPNPSPKNILSSPTPGMAPSAIGTSGPDGPEAFVAKFTANFPPAASSVQVAAVPSIAALFQTTYPDPFREAELATITSGGEGISLAGTSAHNSSSSSLSMIHSPSHAPNPQGVVPSNQTQTPTLGGSNSSSSSAVAGGILAPPKASGHRRNVSDTSAFNKAFATETSQFLAPFDQATNNFQPSSASPPGQHTTTSNGSNSSLHKHPPGPAGGVGFESRVSNLASSSNPQLSQQRSTSSAGASSNWNPFGDPTPFAQMTEDHIFGEEFDKIREQGSQGSLKTPPEVPRHSSLPLIQMGSVPAAVQQAAPFSPENIPDTLGDDDDPFSSAPFSMPVRTDKSKSFKLSSRKVIVIDGGFSTQLAEHVGARLDKDPLWSSRFNATNPGAVLETHLDYLKAGADCILTNTYQASIEGYMDFLDLNEDESVQLIKSSVELARRARTRYLAEKLENKSHKIPWVVGSIGPYGAHLHDGSEYTGAYADQVPANRLQKWHRPRINAIVEAGVDALAIETIPCRMEAEALLDLLTTEHPTVRFWISFQCRDGSSIAHGEQFAETVIALWNRAKQLPNPNLLALGVNCVNPQHVLPLLRSVHEQCGFSPTDGANRIPLIVYPNSGEQWDAVGGCWRGAENLTPLETYIPQWVEMGVKFVGGCCRTNARDIKRMKKTVIGLYGSRSNEN